A stretch of DNA from Bacillus sp. 2205SS5-2:
TTTCTGCTTCAGAAATCGCCTTTTTCATAGATTGTAAAGGGGATTTCATCATATTTCCATGACCGACCGCGAGGAGAGTTGGCTCAATTAAAGCCAGTTTTTTTGCGCTGTTCACAGCGATCTCCTTATTCCAAGTGGCCATTGCTGGAAATGGAAAGAGTGGTTTTACTTTTCCTGAGACTGCCATACCACCTCTCGTCTGAAACGCGTCTCCTGCGATGAGAATTCCACTTCGTGTATCGTAAAAAGATATCGAGCCTGGTGTGTGTCCAGGTGAGGCAATGACTTTCAGTGACCCAATCATATCCCCGTCCTCAAGAAGAGTAGTTGGTACTGTGTAAATATTCTTCGGAACGCCGCCACGAACAGGGGTAGACGGTTCACTTGGATCAAGCGAACTGTCACCAGCAAGTAAACGGGCATCCCGTGCTGAAATCATCACCTCAACAGCTGGCAATAACTTTTTTATCGAATCCAGTGCACCAACATGATCAAAATGGGCATGAGTTAACACAATTCGCTTTATTGGCTTACCTATTTTCTTTGCTGCTTCAATAATACTCTTTGTACTATTTGGCAAGGCTGCATCAATTAAGGTTAGGCTCTCATCTTCTTCTAGTAAATAACAATTCACAGGAAACCAATTAGGCATAAACGATACCTGGTAGACAAATTCCTCTTTTAACAAACGCATAAACGCTTCCCCCTTTCAAAACTAACACCATTAGTTTTATATTAACTAACAGTGTTAGTTTATGCAAACAATTTTTTACTTGTTTGTTAAAACCTAGTTGTCAATTAATGTGTAACAGTCATTCTTAGCAGTCAATACTGCAAATATCGATTGCTTTCTGGCTTTGAAAGACACTTAAAGATCATCTTCATATTTCGAGTCCACTCAATAGAGAATTCTATTTATTCACACCCTACTCTTACACCTATCTGCCAAGCAATTATCATAAATAGAATTAGAGTCTAGTAAGAACTAAATACTAAAATAAGAATAGTATTAATTTTGGTCGAGTGATATGATTGTTATAAAAAATGAAGCTAACCTACTCTTATCATAGTAAATGTTTACCTTCATTTTTTTGCCAGTAACTACTTACTCCAATCCAGATAGAACGTATTGAGGTTGAGCGTTTTTGAAAAGAGTAAACTCTCTTTCTGCTCCCCTACCTCTCTTTTGTTTTTTCTAAATTTTCACAAAATACGAATAAGGTTGATGACAATTGACAGCAAAAATGAAAGAACTAACTATTTTTAATCACATTGGAAATAAAATCACTACCGAAGATAAAGAAATTAACATCATTGCTAAAATGGAAGAACCACTTGTCGTAGTTTTAGGAAATGTTTTAAGTCATGAAGAATGCGACGAGCTCATTCGATTGTCAAAAGATCGCATAAAACGTTCAAAAATCGGCTCTGAGCGTGAAGTAAATGGGTTGAGAACAAGTAGTAGTATTTTTTTGCCTCAAGATGATGGGGGTGTCGTGACGAAAATCGAAAAACGACTCGCACAAATCATGTGCATTCCGACTGAACATGGAGAAGGTCTTCAAGTTCTAAATTATCAAATTGGGCAAGAGTATAAAGCACATTTTGATTTCTTTTCATCCTCAAAGAAAAAGGTGAATAACCCTCGAATTAGCACGCTTGTTTTGTATTTGAATGATGTCGAACAAGGTGGAGAAACTTATTTTCCAAGCCTAAATTTTTCAGTATCTCCTCAAAAAGGGATGGCTGTTTATTTCGAATACTTCTATGAGGATCACGCTTTAAACGAACTAACTTTACATGGTGGAGCACCCGTCATTGCTGGAAATAAATGGGCAGCCACACAGTGGATGAGAAGACAAAAAATCCAATAATGCGTATTCAGATACCTTGTCTCTAAAAGCATAGGAAACACAACAAAAAAAGCCTGCCCCTTTTCACGCAACTTGAGTAGCGTATGGGACAGGTCTTTTTTATTTTGCTTCTAAACGACTAATTCGATCATCTAAATCTGGATGTGTAGAGAACATAGACGACTTTCTTCTATTATTAATTTTCAATGTCGCAATAGCTACCTGCTCCTCGCCTTTCATCCGATTGGAATAGGTTTTTAGCATTTGTAAAGCATGAACCATCTTATCCTTACCAGCTAAGTCTGCCCCACCTCGGTCAGCGTGGTACTCACGGTGACGGGAGTACGCAAAGACGACCAAGCTTCCCAAAATTGAGAAAACGATTTGGAATACGATGACCGCAATAAAATGCACAATTGTTGCCATTTCTTCTTTAACAAAGCGTGAAGCAATCCACGCTGCAATTCTTGCTAGGAAGACAACAAAGGTATTGACGACCCCTTGCAGCAATGTCATTGTCACCATATCTCCATTGGCAATATGCGCAACCTCATGGGCAATTACCCCTTCAACTGCATCATCATCCATTTCTCGAAGTAACCCAAGTGAAACGGCCACTAGAGAACGCTTCTTCGAAGGACCTGTTGCAAATGCATTCACTTCCGGAGACTGGTAGATTCCAACCTCAGGCATATGTGTTAAACCAGCTGCTCGTGATAAACGGTGAACTTTCTCCACTACTGACTGCTCCTCATAAGACAAAGCCCCATTAGGATCAA
This window harbors:
- a CDS encoding MBL fold metallo-hydrolase gives rise to the protein MRLLKEEFVYQVSFMPNWFPVNCYLLEEDESLTLIDAALPNSTKSIIEAAKKIGKPIKRIVLTHAHFDHVGALDSIKKLLPAVEVMISARDARLLAGDSSLDPSEPSTPVRGGVPKNIYTVPTTLLEDGDMIGSLKVIASPGHTPGSISFYDTRSGILIAGDAFQTRGGMAVSGKVKPLFPFPAMATWNKEIAVNSAKKLALIEPTLLAVGHGNMMKSPLQSMKKAISEAEKTMKVSS
- a CDS encoding 2OG-Fe(II) oxygenase; this translates as MKELTIFNHIGNKITTEDKEINIIAKMEEPLVVVLGNVLSHEECDELIRLSKDRIKRSKIGSEREVNGLRTSSSIFLPQDDGGVVTKIEKRLAQIMCIPTEHGEGLQVLNYQIGQEYKAHFDFFSSSKKKVNNPRISTLVLYLNDVEQGGETYFPSLNFSVSPQKGMAVYFEYFYEDHALNELTLHGGAPVIAGNKWAATQWMRRQKIQ
- the htpX gene encoding protease HtpX, which produces MGKRIFYFLLTNVLVLLTISLIFSITDAGNYINPQGGIDLGALLIFSAIIGFSGSFISLAMSRWMAKKMMGVRVIDPNGALSYEEQSVVEKVHRLSRAAGLTHMPEVGIYQSPEVNAFATGPSKKRSLVAVSLGLLREMDDDAVEGVIAHEVAHIANGDMVTMTLLQGVVNTFVVFLARIAAWIASRFVKEEMATIVHFIAVIVFQIVFSILGSLVVFAYSRHREYHADRGGADLAGKDKMVHALQMLKTYSNRMKGEEQVAIATLKINNRRKSSMFSTHPDLDDRISRLEAK